A window of Candidatus Nitrospira allomarina genomic DNA:
TTCTGAAAATGTATGTGTTTCGGGGAGGGATGTTGGACCGGAAACCGGGACTGATTTTATCTATGTTGTATGCCTATTACACCTTTGTGAAATACGCCAAGTTGTGGGAAATGCAAAAAAGTTGATCTTATGGACCTTCTCTGCGATCCCCTTGATCCCCCATTGGCGATGCCGATGGTAAGCCCAACTCTCTCTCGTTATCAGAGACCCATGCGCATTCTTCACACGGAATCTTCTTCAGGGATGGGAGGGCAGGAATACCGCGTGTTGGAGGAAGCGCAAGGCATGGAGAAGCGTGGTCATACGGTCATCGTCGCTGCCCCTCATGGGAGTCAATTGGCCGCCCTGGCAAAACAGCGAGGGCTCCAGGTCAAAACAACCACGTCCGGCAAGCGAGGGTGGATCACGTTAATCCCTTCCTATTTGCGAATCTTGAAACACTATGAAATTGATGTGGTCAATACGCACGGGTCTCTTGATAGTTGGACGGCGTCGATTGCCGGACGGATTTCGTCCCGACGGCCCATCATTGTCCGGACCCGCCATAAAAGCACGCCAGTCTCACGGACGTGGCGGCATCGACTCCTCTATGGAAAATTGCCGCATGTCGTCACCACCACGGGTGAGGCGGTCAGACAGGGATTGATGACAGGAAACCGGCTGAGCCCTTCCCGGGTCATTTCGATTCCCACGGGAGTTGATTTGGACCGGTTCCATCCTCAACACCCGGATGTGTCCTTACGAAAGAGTTTGGGGCTTGGAAGCCAAGGTCCGCTGATCGGAGCCGTCACCTTTCTGCGCCCGGAAAAGGGCATGGCCGTCTTGGTCGAGGCGGTCCGGTGGCTCACGCCACGTTTTCCTAGCATCGAGTGCCTCATCATCGGAGATGGCGGAGAACAGCCGGCACTGTTGAGTCGCATTCGAGAGCTTGGCTTGGAGCACTGTGTGCATCTCATCGGGTTTCGGCAGGATGTGCCGGCTATGCTGGCGATACTGGATGTGGTGGTCATTCCTTCTTTTGAAGAAGGTATTCCCCAATCTCTCACTCAAGCCTTAGCTATGGAACGTCCTGTGGTCGCTTCTGCGGTGGGAGGGGTGCCCGAAGTGGTGCAGGATGGCCTGAACGGTCTGTTGGTCCCTCCACGAGACCCCGAGATCTTAGCCGAGAAAATTTCCTGTCTTCTGTCTGATCCCATTGCCGCGA
This region includes:
- a CDS encoding glycosyltransferase family 4 protein: MDLLCDPLDPPLAMPMVSPTLSRYQRPMRILHTESSSGMGGQEYRVLEEAQGMEKRGHTVIVAAPHGSQLAALAKQRGLQVKTTTSGKRGWITLIPSYLRILKHYEIDVVNTHGSLDSWTASIAGRISSRRPIIVRTRHKSTPVSRTWRHRLLYGKLPHVVTTTGEAVRQGLMTGNRLSPSRVISIPTGVDLDRFHPQHPDVSLRKSLGLGSQGPLIGAVTFLRPEKGMAVLVEAVRWLTPRFPSIECLIIGDGGEQPALLSRIRELGLEHCVHLIGFRQDVPAMLAILDVVVIPSFEEGIPQSLTQALAMERPVVASAVGGVPEVVQDGLNGLLVPPRDPEILAEKISCLLSDPIAATRMGKIGRQVIHERFSMEHMLTQTELVYRQLMQSYAPVGV